taatgtatagggctcacgctgcgtggtacgtagagaaatagagcatgctgcgatctatttctcctgcgtatcgacacgcagtgtctacatgcacatggatcaatgaaactccattgactccattcaccatgtatcatATGGCCGTGCAAcacatgcgtaatacgcagtgaaaaaacATCGGTGGGCATGAGCTCTTACTATCACTTTTCAGCACATTGGAAGAAGGGATCtctttttttcaatgttttaaaAGACTTGCTTAAAGTGTTGTACCAAgatacacttttatcacctattcatagcATAGATGGCcacagcttcattcatttcagtggggctgacagaaGCAGGCGACTGCTTGTACTCGGCTAACTCTGGCAGCCGCATTGAAAATGAATGCAGCCGCCATAACTTCATTCAATCTCCTTAGGGCTAACGCCCACAGACCGATTTCTGCCGCGTTCTCCcgcagttattaggttctattgaacctaacagctcaatgttcatgctgcggaattccgcagcgtgaaaggaaatgcggcatgctctatttgctgcaggAATACGCACGGCCGACTttcattgtaatcaatggaagccggccgtcacactatacttccactgtagcacagtggaagtattgcgtgaatacGCGTCCCTGCctaccgccggccgcgtcatccaGCGTGtcacgcgctgtactgcgcatgcagcCGTCTCACCAGGCGGGACATGTACAGCAGATTcggagtggtgagtatggggTTTTGGGGGGTGCCGTGGCTTACTCCGTTGGCATAGTCCattacggccgtgggcatgagcctttACTGCAGGGAAATACAGTGAGGAGGGGGAAATGTGTATCAAATCAATCAAGTGTACCATAAATGCCTAAGGTTGATAAGCCACAAATAaaaccattaaaatgaatgtatcaagaaggggaagggagtttagcagcgctaaaTGTTCTCCCCCTGCCTGACGGTATTGTGGGCTGCGGCGTATGCACGCCCCAGGCCAGCTATCTGAATAAGCAttaaaacaggagatgcagccgtgacttggtggcggctgcctctcattcatgcgattttcggccacaaCGCGAGCGGACGAAAATCTCATcagctgtgtgaaggagcccttagggcttatttagacgaccgtatgtcGGCTGGGTTTtcgcgcccggccgatatactgatctggatcatattttcctccggcaggtttcagggtattctgtagcttcctaattgtatagtgtgcacacataatgaaagtaaCCAAtgggacacaagtcatcagccttgaatctcaaccagctctctctgAGTTATAATCCTCAGAGCCCTaagttttattgaaacacatgatacatgccctttatgggcgtccaacagattacatcagtaacgtatacattttcttattcgctgggtcatatagaatcccccgcctccctctccaccttctctcaagtccagtgtagtgtggactttgtcctctcagcatgcggtGTCAGTGTACGTGGCAGTCCCTGTTCAAGAAGTTTcagtgttatttaagaagtttctgtgtgggggcagggctggggaaacatccaagatgaacacaagcaatacatatagcactgtgatttaactctttccttatacaGCAGagctccacattaggctgaagtcacaaaacacacctctttcaccatgccattgtccagcaactaccataatgaaattctgcagtcattagcctctataaagtcaaatcactacagctgcgtaatacttccagttcattacaaatcaatagacattttacgctgactaatcatcatgtttACTATAATagggtgtccttgtctgcagggggaggaggctggaagagccaggagcaggaactaagctcccgccccctctccccccccttgccactatttgcaataggagtgggcgagacaggggcggagctaagcaatgGTCCTTTCACGCGATTTTACGGCGCCGgcaagaaaacgtaaaaacgcctacaccCGTTTGAAGGACCCCTTATGAAGCTGTGTGCTGAGGGAATGTTCCTGTATTTTCTTTAGTGACGAAATGTCTGATGAGTGTCAATTTTCTGATGAAACATTTAATGTCGATAAATAGGTTAATCTCATTAAATTTTCCACTGGGAGAAAAAGAGGCCTTTATTAACAGCTCACGTTCTGTTTGTAAAAGGATATGGCTGGAAAGGCTGATAGGATTTGTGGTGCTTTGTTTCTCTTCGGTCAGGCTCTCATGACCGGGTCCTATTCCGCGAGCGTATATCCGCAGCATATGACTTGTGTATGACTGCCGCGGCGTACAGTGTATCATACGCACAGAAGAATAGACGCAAGCagagaatgacatcagaaagttgcccaacccctgGAAACCACCTTCTATCGCTCAGGCGTCACTTTCTTGTGCTTTTGTCATGTTGAGTGCCGTTAGCTTTGCTCTGAGCGCCTTCAGAATGGGATACCGCTGtcttggctggtttatactactttttttttttttacaagcggaGGTGGCAGCTAGCAGTCTGGATGGTGTGatgctccccagactctgtcctgTATTGTCTGCCCACAGGTTCCTGCTTTCTTCATAccatctggtctcctagcaacatgtgtACGAACCCGCGTCCATAAACAAATGTTAAAGttgtgcttttttgtttttattatcaCAGTAAAAAATATTCTCTATCTTTAAATTTTTAGTCATAGCTGCCTCCTCAGTCGCACACCATTTCCATTTCATCTATGTCTCCGGTATCCAGCCTCGTGATCTGTATGCCAAAATGCTCTTCGAGGTCTTGCAGAATGTGCATGAACCGTTTCTCCACAAGATTGACCGCCTGGCCTTTCTTACCAAACCTGCCAGTGCGGCCGATGCGATGCAGGTAGGTCTCATAGTCCGTCAGGCCATCTACAGTCACAGGCAGGTCAAAGTTGATAATAACTGACACTTGTTCTACATCAATTCCTCGAGCGCACACATTAGTGGTGATGAGAACTTTCTCCTTGCCATCTCTAAATCTCTGGATAATATCCGCTCGCTGTGTCGTGATCAGTTCTCCACTCAACAGAGCCACCACATGCCCATCGCTTGCCATTTCTTGGGACAGCCAGTTGGCCGTTCTACGGGTCTGACAGAAGATGATGGCTTGCGCAATAGTGATCGACCCGTACATGTTGATTAAGGCCCTGTATTTTGCCTCCCTATTTTTACAAAAATCGTAGAACTGCCGAATATTCTTCAAAGTCAGTTCTTCCTTCTTTAATTTTATGATGTTTGGATCTGGTACAATTCTCTCGGCAAAACAAAAGGCAGACTCCTCAAATGTAGCCGAGAACAGAAGCATCTGACAGTTGGGTGGCAGTGCCCTCTTTACTCGGATACTATGGTCAGAATAACCCTGAAGACCAATCATGACATCAGCTTCATCCAGGACAAACACTGCGATTTTCTCAACATCAAAAAGCTTGAGCTTCAAGCACCAATCCATCACAGTTCCCGGGGTTCCCACAATAATCTTCGCTTCTATTATAGTCCCTTTGGCGGGTCTGTTCCCCTGAATAGCATAGACAACATCAATGCCTTCACAGAACTTCCCCATCTGTTCTATGACTGCTCCTGTCTGTAAAGCCAATTCAAATGTAGGACTGAGGCAGATACACTGGGGATAGTTTTTCTTGACATCAACTCTGCTGAGCATTGCTAGAACAAATGCCGCCGTCTTTCCTGTTCCCGACTGGCTCTGAGCAATTAGATTCTGGGGTGGGTCAGCGAGAATCATTGGAAGAGCAGTTTCCTGAATTTTTGAAGGTCGGTTGAACCCCATAGAGTAGATCCCCTTCAGTAATGCAGGCATCAAGTGGAGTTCCTCAAAGGACTTAACAGAGTACAATGGGGATGTAGGGTCTCTCTGCAGGACCTCCACGTTCTGACTCGACTCCACCAGCGACCTCCTGATCAGCTTATTAAGCAGGGAGTTATCTGCCCGGTCATCGACATCCTCCATGAAGGAGATCATGAGGGAGTTCATAGTGCGAAAAAACATCATTGGGACTGGTACAGAGATGTGTTGCAGGGTATAAAGGCACTTTGGTAGGACTATCATTTTTATCAGATTAATACGACCTGCAACTGATAGGGGGAGTGATCCCCATATTTTAAATTTGGATCTATAAAGGTCTATTAACGGGTAAACGTTCAGGTCTAGGGTTCGGGAAATTATGTTGGTGATCTGGATACCCAGATATTTGAAGTCTTTAGAGACTCGTAATCCGCACAGTGAGTCCGTGTGTTGTAGGGGGTTTTGTGCCGAAACGAACATTAGAGCGGATTTTGACCAGTTGATCTGCAGACCTGAGAAGGTTCCAAATTTATTAATGATGTCTATGGCGCGGGGCAGGGAAGTTGTTGGGTCCGACATAAATAGCATAAGGTCGTCGGCGTATAGCGCCACACGGTCCTCCCGATTTCCTATTTTAATCCCGTGATACAATGGGCACGTCCGCAGCATGATGGCCAGCGGTTCCATGGCCAGGGCGAAGAGAAGCGGgcagagagggcatccctgtctagtacctctgcacagggGGAAGTACGTAGAACAGGTGCCATTCACGGAGATTGCTGCCAGTGGTGTTTTGTAGATTAGGGAGATCCATTGAATGAAACGGTCTCCGAACCCGAATCTCTTCAGCACCTGGAGCAAGAAGGGCCACTCTATGGAATCAAAGGCTTTAGCTGCGTCTAGTGAAGCCAGGGCCCAGTCCGTTTTGTCTACCGATCCGATTTGTGTTATTGCCTGAACTCTTCGCAGATTTTCTCTTGTAGATTTGCCCGGCATGAATCCGGTTTGGTCTTGGTGTATCAGGTCTAGAATAACGCCATTAAGGCGTCGAACTAGCATTTTTGTCAGGAGTTTATAGTCCGAGTTaaggagggagatgggtctgtatgAGCCGCAATCGAgagcgtcttttcccggttttaAAATCAGTACGATTGTGGCCTCATAGAAGGATGGGGGCAGAGTCTTGTTGTCGTAGGCAGCATTGTACGTATCAAGTAGTGTGGGTAAGAGTGTCTCTTGGTATTTTGCAAATACCTCTATTGgtaggccgtctgggcctggggctttACCGTTGGACATCTCCTGAAGGGCTTCTGAGAGTTCAGTCAGTGTGAATGGGGCATCTACTAGGGCCTGTTGGTCCTGGGAGAGTGTAGGGAAATTGAGGTTAGATAGGAAGCTTGTTAGTTCTTGTTGTGTGGCATGGAATCCAGTGGCGTACAGGTCCCTATAGAAGCGTTGGAAGTAGAAAaagtagagagcgccacaggtagatCCAATCCACACTAGCTCAGCTGTGTGGATGCAGTCACAAAATGTCTTTTCCTCAGTGCTCCAATCCTTCAAtgtaaaggagagctgcagatacaggcTGGGGGGTCTAGATGAAGAACTCCCCCAGATAtaatgaagaaagaaaaagagaaaaaaaaccgtCAGAAAGAAGAGATCCGCGCTCACTGGTGAAGTGcactgaggacaaattcacgtgtagacagtggtgaaatgaaacacttacttggaaggaggggggtatgatgtacagatgccccctcctcagagtgtacACCACAAGGTATAGAGCTGTGCTCCAAGTAGCAAGATGATATTCCAAATGTTGAAATCAAACGGAACTTTTAatacggcaacgcgtttcggtgcagaatAAGGCACCTTTCTCGAGCCATTAACAtgacttgagaaaggtgccttattctgcaccgaaacgcgttgc
The nucleotide sequence above comes from Eleutherodactylus coqui strain aEleCoq1 chromosome 2, aEleCoq1.hap1, whole genome shotgun sequence. Encoded proteins:
- the LOC136612939 gene encoding ATP-dependent RNA helicase DDX25-like produces the protein MMFFRTMNSLMISFMEDVDDRADNSLLNKLIRRSLVESSQNVEVLQRDPTSPLYSVKSFEELHLMPALLKGIYSMGFNRPSKIQETALPMILADPPQNLIAQSQSGTGKTAAFVLAMLSRVDVKKNYPQCICLSPTFELALQTGAVIEQMGKFCEGIDVVYAIQGNRPAKGTIIEAKIIVGTPGTVMDWCLKLKLFDVEKIAVFVLDEADVMIGLQGYSDHSIRVKRALPPNCQMLLFSATFEESAFCFAERIVPDPNIIKLKKEELTLKNIRQFYDFCKNREAKYRALINMYGSITIAQAIIFCQTRRTANWLSQEMASDGHVVALLSGELITTQRADIIQRFRDGKEKVLITTNVCARGIDVEQVSVIINFDLPVTVDGLTDYETYLHRIGRTGRFGKKGQAVNLVEKRFMHILQDLEEHFGIQITRLDTGDIDEMEMVCD